A section of the Microbulbifer pacificus genome encodes:
- a CDS encoding 1-phosphofructokinase family hexose kinase, with protein sequence MTIVTITLNPCIDKTVSVAQILPNCKLTCSDIGAYPGGGGLNVARVITRLGIDVSAYWTCGGENGRRLGQFLDNEKVRHLPIPIAESVRENLIVQEASSGNLFRFGMPGPLLSATERAQWLAQVRQIPPATQYVVFSGSLPEGIAPEWYSELLRMVPAGIRVVVDTKMAALRHALDVGVYLIKPNVRELEELVGRELTDDAAIEQAVREIIDRRGAEVVILSLGRAGVMLATRDGLERISAPSVHLRSKVGAGDAVVGGLLSALSRGMTLLEAAKFGVAAGAAAVMTEGTELCRSEDAELLFRSM encoded by the coding sequence ATGACCATCGTCACCATTACGCTGAACCCCTGCATCGACAAGACGGTATCCGTCGCGCAAATCCTGCCCAACTGCAAGCTTACCTGTAGCGACATTGGCGCATATCCCGGCGGTGGCGGCCTTAACGTAGCGCGGGTCATTACCCGACTGGGCATCGATGTCTCCGCCTACTGGACGTGCGGGGGTGAAAATGGCCGCAGGCTGGGCCAATTCCTCGATAACGAAAAAGTCCGACACCTGCCGATTCCGATTGCGGAGTCGGTGCGGGAGAACCTAATTGTTCAGGAGGCGTCTAGCGGCAACCTCTTCCGCTTTGGCATGCCGGGTCCCCTGCTTTCGGCAACAGAGCGCGCCCAGTGGCTAGCCCAGGTTCGCCAAATCCCCCCTGCCACCCAGTACGTGGTGTTTAGCGGCAGCTTGCCCGAGGGCATAGCACCAGAATGGTACAGCGAGCTGTTGCGCATGGTGCCCGCCGGGATACGTGTGGTGGTGGATACCAAAATGGCCGCGCTGCGCCACGCCCTGGATGTTGGCGTGTACCTGATCAAACCCAATGTGCGCGAACTGGAGGAGCTGGTTGGGCGTGAGCTCACTGATGATGCAGCGATCGAACAGGCGGTGCGCGAAATTATCGACCGCCGTGGCGCAGAGGTGGTGATCCTGTCCCTCGGCAGAGCGGGTGTGATGCTTGCTACCAGAGATGGACTGGAGCGCATATCAGCGCCGTCGGTTCATCTACGCAGTAAGGTGGGGGCCGGCGATGCCGTGGTTGGTGGACTGCTGTCAGCCCTCTCTCGGGGTATGACGCTATTGGAGGCGGCAAAGTTCGGCGTGGCCGCCGGCGCGGCCGCTGTCATGACCGAGGGCACCGAACTTTGCCGCAGCGAGGATGCAGAGCTGCTGTTCAGAAGTATGTAA
- the gap gene encoding type I glyceraldehyde-3-phosphate dehydrogenase: protein MRIGINGLGRIGRQVLRIALESHHGGLEVVHVNDLASVENLAYLLELDTTYHTRDMKVHGEGNVLLVDGQEISASSEKDPAKLPWGEKGVDVVFEATGMFRTRAGANKHITAGAKKVLISAPGQSMIDGHFVVGVNDHRYDRHRHNIISTASCTTNCLAPVAKVLNEEFGIEHGMINTIHAYTSSQNLVDGQCSKFRRGRAAAANLVPTTTGAAATIGLILPGLAGKLHGCAVRSPLKCGSLLDLTCTLKKGTNVDEVNNVFRHWAEGPLKGILAVDDRELVSSDIVGKPYSAIITTKDTLMVGDKFLKVFAWYDNEWAFSQRCVDMITRMM, encoded by the coding sequence ATGAGAATCGGCATAAACGGACTTGGTCGTATTGGCCGACAAGTACTGCGCATCGCACTTGAATCCCATCACGGTGGTCTGGAAGTCGTGCACGTGAACGACCTCGCCAGCGTGGAAAATCTCGCCTATCTGCTGGAGCTGGATACCACCTACCACACCCGCGACATGAAGGTTCACGGTGAAGGCAACGTACTGCTGGTTGACGGTCAGGAAATTTCTGCCAGTTCCGAGAAGGATCCCGCCAAACTGCCCTGGGGTGAAAAGGGTGTTGACGTTGTATTCGAGGCTACCGGCATGTTTCGCACCAGAGCCGGGGCCAACAAACACATCACGGCGGGCGCTAAAAAAGTGCTTATATCCGCACCAGGCCAGAGCATGATCGATGGCCATTTTGTGGTTGGCGTCAACGATCACCGCTATGACCGGCATCGGCACAACATCATTTCCACCGCCAGCTGCACCACGAATTGTCTCGCGCCAGTGGCCAAGGTCCTCAACGAAGAATTCGGTATCGAACACGGCATGATCAATACCATCCATGCCTATACATCCTCGCAGAATCTCGTTGATGGCCAATGCAGTAAATTCCGTCGAGGTCGCGCCGCGGCCGCCAATCTGGTGCCCACAACCACTGGCGCGGCGGCGACCATCGGCCTGATCCTGCCGGGATTGGCGGGCAAGCTGCACGGCTGTGCCGTGCGCTCGCCACTTAAGTGCGGCTCGTTACTCGACCTCACCTGTACCCTGAAAAAAGGTACTAATGTCGACGAGGTCAACAACGTATTCCGGCATTGGGCGGAGGGTCCGTTAAAGGGCATCCTTGCGGTCGACGACCGGGAGCTCGTATCGAGTGATATCGTCGGCAAGCCCTACAGTGCCATCATAACTACCAAAGATACGCTGATGGTGGGCGACAAATTTCTCAAGGTGTTTGCCTGGTATGACAACGAGTGGGCGTTTTCGCAACGCTGCGTGGATATGATCACGCGGATGATGTAG
- a CDS encoding GNAT family N-acetyltransferase, producing the protein MSNEHHQEALSRTVTEKLRSGKVVKIRPLERADIDLEREFITNLSPESRHFRFLGGVGAPSEILLQQLTDIDHDQREAFIATIESDGDETEIGVSRYALEPAGKSAECAVVIADDWQMQGLGTLLINRLIESARARGIEHLYSIDSAANSRLREVARNMGWDCRTDPGDHTQVIYTLDLTTV; encoded by the coding sequence ATGTCGAACGAACATCATCAGGAAGCACTATCCAGAACGGTCACAGAGAAGTTGCGCAGTGGCAAAGTGGTGAAGATACGTCCCCTGGAAAGAGCGGATATCGACCTTGAGCGCGAATTCATTACCAATCTCTCGCCGGAATCCCGCCATTTTCGTTTTCTCGGTGGCGTCGGCGCCCCCAGTGAAATTCTTCTGCAGCAGCTGACAGATATCGACCATGATCAGCGGGAGGCCTTTATCGCCACCATCGAAAGCGACGGTGATGAAACGGAAATTGGTGTTTCCCGTTACGCGCTTGAGCCTGCGGGCAAATCGGCCGAGTGTGCGGTGGTCATCGCCGATGACTGGCAGATGCAGGGGCTGGGTACCCTGCTGATCAACCGCCTGATTGAATCGGCCCGAGCACGGGGGATTGAGCACCTCTACTCAATCGACTCGGCGGCAAATTCCCGGCTGCGTGAAGTGGCACGCAATATGGGCTGGGATTGCCGCACCGACCCGGGGGATCACACCCAGGTTATCTATACCCTCGACCTGACCACCGTATAA
- a CDS encoding 4Fe-4S dicluster domain-containing protein, giving the protein MGKFLLQADDLDVLIQVIGAEGHRLVGPVLRDGAIVYDEIHSACDLPRGWTDEQEKGQYRIKRRDDGAYFGYAAGPHSWKKFLQLPRRQVWQAERDTSGIRITAIEEPVPSLAFIGVRSCELHAIAIQDRVFLSDRYPNDSYARRRKPLLVIAVNCTAAASTCFCTSMNTGPEVTLPTDLTMTEVIDGETHFFVIAAGSKRGERILQQLPVQPAETQHIEQAQRGIQAAEVQMQQGPRHFDSSDIKDLLYRNYESPEWEEVANRCLSCANCTMACPTCFCSTVEDTTDLSGDNAARWERWDSCFTGDFSYITGGAVRPDTRSRYRQWMTHKLATWHDQFGTSGCVGCGRCIAWCPVGIDLTEELQRIREMEKP; this is encoded by the coding sequence ATGGGAAAGTTCCTGCTGCAGGCAGACGATCTGGATGTGCTGATCCAGGTCATTGGTGCAGAAGGACACCGGCTCGTAGGGCCGGTTTTACGCGATGGCGCGATTGTCTATGACGAAATCCACAGTGCCTGCGACCTGCCGCGGGGCTGGACCGATGAACAGGAAAAAGGTCAGTACCGAATAAAAAGACGGGATGACGGCGCCTATTTCGGCTACGCCGCCGGCCCACACTCCTGGAAAAAATTTTTGCAGCTTCCGCGTCGTCAGGTGTGGCAGGCAGAAAGAGACACCAGCGGCATACGGATCACCGCCATAGAAGAGCCAGTGCCATCACTGGCATTTATTGGGGTGCGCAGCTGCGAGCTGCACGCCATTGCCATTCAGGATCGGGTCTTTCTGAGCGACCGCTATCCCAATGACAGTTACGCCAGGCGACGAAAACCTTTACTGGTGATTGCGGTGAACTGCACCGCTGCCGCATCCACTTGCTTTTGCACATCGATGAATACCGGGCCGGAAGTAACGCTGCCAACGGACCTGACCATGACCGAAGTCATTGACGGCGAAACCCACTTTTTCGTGATCGCGGCCGGCTCCAAACGGGGCGAGCGAATTCTTCAGCAGTTACCGGTGCAACCCGCAGAAACACAGCACATCGAGCAGGCACAGCGGGGTATTCAGGCCGCGGAAGTGCAGATGCAACAGGGCCCCCGCCACTTCGACAGTTCCGATATCAAGGACCTGCTGTATCGGAATTACGAAAGCCCGGAATGGGAGGAGGTGGCCAATCGCTGCCTCAGCTGTGCCAACTGCACCATGGCGTGCCCCACCTGTTTCTGCTCGACGGTGGAAGACACCACAGACCTGAGCGGTGACAACGCGGCGCGTTGGGAGCGCTGGGACTCCTGCTTCACCGGGGACTTCAGCTACATCACCGGTGGTGCAGTGCGGCCAGATACGCGTTCCCGCTACCGCCAGTGGATGACCCACAAACTGGCGACCTGGCACGATCAGTTTGGAACCTCTGGCTGCGTGGGCTGCGGTCGCTGTATTGCCTGGTGCCCGGTGGGAATAGACCTGACAGAAGAACTACAACGTATACGGGAAATGGAAAAACCATGA
- a CDS encoding cyclic nucleotide-binding domain-containing protein has protein sequence MKSMAQLLHEHPFFNGMNESQLDFIAGCGENHIYNAGEYIARENEPADHFFLIRDGQVAVECFVPNYGALCLQTLHDGDIFGWSWLFPPYLWTFDARAVDEVHAIRLDGKCLREKCETDTAMGCELMKRFARIVTQRLRATRMQLMDVYSLQRPPVDRGQ, from the coding sequence ATGAAAAGCATGGCGCAACTGCTGCACGAGCACCCGTTCTTCAACGGCATGAACGAAAGCCAACTGGACTTTATCGCCGGTTGTGGAGAAAACCATATTTACAATGCCGGCGAATATATCGCGCGGGAAAACGAACCGGCGGATCACTTTTTCCTGATCCGGGACGGGCAGGTGGCGGTGGAATGTTTCGTACCCAACTACGGCGCGCTGTGTTTGCAAACACTGCACGACGGCGACATCTTCGGCTGGTCCTGGCTGTTCCCGCCCTATCTCTGGACCTTTGATGCCCGTGCCGTGGATGAGGTGCATGCGATCCGTCTCGATGGTAAGTGCCTGCGGGAGAAATGCGAGACGGACACGGCGATGGGATGCGAGCTGATGAAGCGTTTCGCACGCATCGTTACCCAGCGGCTGCGCGCAACACGTATGCAGCTGATGGACGTTTACAGCCTGCAGCGTCCGCCAGTGGATCGCGGTCAATGA
- a CDS encoding FAD/NAD(P)-binding protein: MIPTLYRIDERSEEYTGTFTLQIRPQPGDRPTPFVPGQFNMLYAFGAGEVPISMSGSPSDDDSYVHTIRSHGLVTQALARLRPGDVIGVRGPFGCGWPLEVAAGKEVLIIAGGLGLAPLRPLIYSLLGGHHRATRVWLFYGARRPQELLYQRELERWQSEHSEGDLKLTVTVDQADSGWRGRVGVITQPLEAAHIDGQSAIAFLCGPEVMMRFCIQTLLDKGVPEGAIYLSMERNMKCATGLCGHCQWGPNFVCKDGPVFRYGSVRSWFNLRAL; encoded by the coding sequence ATGATACCGACACTGTATCGGATCGATGAACGCAGCGAAGAATATACGGGGACTTTTACCCTGCAAATTCGCCCGCAACCCGGCGACCGGCCAACACCGTTTGTGCCTGGGCAGTTCAATATGCTGTATGCATTTGGCGCCGGCGAAGTGCCTATTTCCATGAGCGGCTCACCGTCGGATGACGACAGCTACGTACACACCATCCGCAGTCACGGTTTGGTCACCCAGGCGCTTGCGCGACTGAGACCGGGGGATGTGATCGGGGTGCGCGGTCCTTTTGGCTGCGGTTGGCCACTAGAAGTCGCAGCCGGCAAGGAAGTATTGATCATTGCCGGGGGGCTCGGGCTAGCCCCTCTGCGCCCGCTGATTTACAGCCTGCTGGGTGGACACCACCGCGCAACTCGAGTGTGGCTGTTTTATGGCGCTCGCCGTCCGCAGGAACTGCTCTATCAGCGAGAACTCGAGCGCTGGCAATCCGAACACAGCGAGGGGGACCTGAAACTCACCGTAACCGTGGATCAAGCGGACAGCGGCTGGCGCGGCAGGGTTGGTGTAATTACCCAACCACTCGAGGCCGCACACATCGACGGCCAGAGTGCCATAGCGTTTCTGTGTGGCCCGGAAGTGATGATGCGCTTCTGCATTCAGACCCTGCTCGACAAGGGGGTCCCTGAAGGCGCCATCTACCTGTCGATGGAGCGTAATATGAAATGCGCCACCGGCCTCTGCGGCCACTGCCAGTGGGGGCCGAATTTTGTGTGTAAGGACGGGCCGGTGTTCCGTTACGGGAGTGTGCGATCGTGGTTCAACCTGCGCGCACTCTAG
- a CDS encoding NADH-quinone oxidoreductase subunit B family protein: MVQPARTLDEPNDKARLAVWKFTSCDGCQLSLLDCEDELLQLADCMEIAYFMEASSNPSPGPYDLSLVEGSVTTADEVRRIREIRAQSRVLVTIGACATAGGIQALRNFADVDDFIAAVYAQPEYIDTLKTSTPISTHVAVDFELHGCPINKKQLLEVISAFLHRRPPQVPPHSVCIECKMRGNVCVWVAHGTPCMGPVTHAGCGAICPAYSRGCYGCYGPKENPNTASLSHWWQRELGAEKVVLIENLRNFNAAAPDFEAESRRQEGGDGQK, encoded by the coding sequence GTGGTTCAACCTGCGCGCACTCTAGACGAGCCCAATGACAAGGCGCGCCTGGCGGTGTGGAAATTCACCTCCTGCGATGGTTGCCAGCTGAGCCTGCTGGACTGTGAGGATGAACTGTTGCAGCTGGCGGACTGTATGGAAATTGCCTATTTCATGGAGGCTTCCAGCAACCCGTCACCCGGGCCTTACGATCTGTCGCTGGTGGAAGGTTCGGTGACCACCGCGGATGAAGTACGGCGAATCCGCGAGATCCGCGCGCAGTCCCGGGTACTGGTGACCATCGGTGCCTGTGCAACCGCCGGCGGTATCCAGGCACTGCGTAACTTCGCCGATGTCGACGATTTCATCGCCGCGGTTTACGCCCAGCCGGAATATATCGACACGCTCAAGACCTCGACGCCCATCAGTACCCATGTAGCCGTGGACTTCGAGCTGCACGGTTGCCCCATCAATAAAAAGCAATTGCTGGAAGTCATCAGTGCTTTCCTGCATCGGCGCCCGCCACAGGTGCCACCACACTCGGTCTGCATTGAGTGCAAAATGCGTGGCAATGTGTGCGTCTGGGTAGCGCACGGGACCCCCTGTATGGGGCCGGTGACCCACGCGGGCTGCGGTGCCATCTGCCCGGCGTATTCCCGCGGTTGCTACGGATGTTACGGACCCAAAGAAAACCCTAACACGGCCTCCCTGAGTCACTGGTGGCAGCGCGAACTGGGTGCCGAGAAGGTGGTGCTGATCGAAAACCTGCGCAACTTCAATGCCGCTGCCCCGGATTTCGAAGCGGAGAGCCGGCGCCAGGAAGGTGGCGATGGCCAAAAGTAA
- a CDS encoding Ni/Fe hydrogenase subunit alpha, whose amino-acid sequence MAKSKTIKVDYLARVEGEGALYIRYDDAGVHDVKLKIFEPPRFFEGFMRGRDFREAPDITARICGICPIAYQMSAVHAMEDALGLTLPPELHALRRLIYCGEWIESHTLHIYMLHAPDFLGYPGAVAMAKDHPQIVQDGLSIKKAGNAIVGLLGGREVHPINVRVGGFYRVPSAGELQPLREQLLHGRDMAMETVRWAVSLPFPKFERALSEQYEFVALSHSNEYPMNRGSIVSTRGLAIPVRDYDSHFREEHVEYSSALHSTLIERGAYFVGPMARYNLNYDRLSPMVRQVAGEMGFPPFCANPFHSIVVRSLEVLFAFDEAVRLIDEYRKPDVAYISAETHAGTGYGATEAPRGLLYHRYSIDDAGKITEAKIVAPTSQNQKTIEDDLRLMLPKFMHLPEKQLQAQCEQAIRNYDPCISCSTHFLKMNLQRVERTSS is encoded by the coding sequence ATGGCCAAAAGTAAAACCATCAAGGTCGATTACCTGGCGCGGGTGGAAGGCGAGGGAGCGCTGTACATCCGCTATGACGACGCCGGCGTGCACGACGTCAAATTGAAGATCTTCGAGCCACCGCGTTTTTTTGAAGGATTTATGCGTGGGCGGGATTTTCGCGAAGCGCCGGATATCACCGCGCGCATTTGCGGCATCTGCCCGATTGCCTACCAGATGAGCGCCGTCCACGCGATGGAAGACGCACTGGGGCTGACACTGCCACCAGAACTGCATGCGCTGCGCAGACTGATCTACTGCGGTGAGTGGATCGAGAGCCACACACTGCACATATATATGCTGCATGCACCAGACTTTCTCGGTTATCCCGGGGCGGTAGCCATGGCCAAAGACCACCCGCAGATTGTGCAGGACGGTCTGAGCATCAAAAAAGCCGGCAATGCCATCGTCGGCTTGCTGGGGGGCAGGGAGGTGCACCCGATCAATGTGCGGGTTGGGGGCTTCTACCGGGTGCCGAGCGCGGGTGAGCTTCAGCCGCTGCGCGAACAATTGTTGCATGGGCGGGACATGGCCATGGAGACCGTACGCTGGGCGGTATCCCTGCCATTTCCCAAATTCGAGCGCGCGCTGTCCGAGCAGTACGAGTTTGTCGCGCTCTCCCATAGCAACGAATACCCGATGAACCGGGGTTCCATTGTTTCGACCCGCGGGCTCGCGATACCCGTGCGCGACTACGACAGTCATTTCCGCGAGGAGCATGTCGAATACAGCAGCGCTCTCCACAGTACCCTGATTGAACGCGGTGCGTATTTTGTCGGCCCGATGGCGCGCTACAACCTGAATTACGACCGGCTGTCACCCATGGTGCGGCAAGTGGCAGGCGAAATGGGCTTCCCGCCATTCTGTGCCAATCCGTTCCACAGCATAGTGGTGCGAAGCCTCGAAGTACTTTTTGCCTTCGATGAAGCCGTGCGACTTATCGATGAATACCGCAAGCCCGACGTCGCTTATATATCTGCAGAAACTCACGCGGGAACTGGCTATGGCGCCACCGAAGCACCCCGCGGCCTGTTATACCACCGCTACTCCATCGACGACGCCGGCAAAATTACCGAGGCAAAGATTGTTGCACCGACCTCGCAGAACCAGAAAACGATCGAGGATGACCTGCGCCTGATGTTGCCGAAGTTTATGCACCTGCCTGAAAAGCAGTTACAGGCCCAGTGTGAACAGGCAATACGCAATTACGACCCGTGTATATCCTGCTCCACCCATTTCCTGAAAATGAACCTGCAGCGCGTCGAGAGGACCAGTTCATGA
- a CDS encoding hydrogenase maturation protease, translated as MSDWAVISLGNRFRGDDSVGPYVLHRLRPHLEPAVPCIENGGDIASLLEVWKDRHVCMVDAVAADDLATGAILRLDGLAQEILPSLCTTSSHGINLGEALEMGRLLQALPQRLEIYGICGENFAISAGLSPAVQAAAEIVEQEILALLNTYSGGSPCTNNR; from the coding sequence ATGAGCGATTGGGCGGTAATCAGCCTCGGCAACCGCTTTCGCGGTGACGACAGTGTCGGCCCCTATGTGCTCCACAGGCTGCGGCCACACCTAGAGCCGGCGGTGCCGTGTATCGAAAACGGTGGGGACATCGCGAGCCTGCTGGAGGTGTGGAAAGACCGCCATGTTTGCATGGTGGACGCCGTGGCCGCGGACGATCTCGCCACCGGCGCGATCCTGCGCCTCGACGGGCTCGCGCAAGAGATTCTGCCGAGTCTCTGCACCACTTCAAGCCACGGCATCAATCTCGGTGAGGCGCTGGAGATGGGCCGCCTTCTGCAAGCTCTGCCACAACGGCTGGAAATCTATGGGATCTGCGGCGAGAACTTTGCCATTAGTGCCGGCCTGTCGCCGGCGGTACAGGCCGCCGCAGAAATCGTGGAACAGGAGATCCTTGCTCTGCTAAATACATACTCCGGAGGTTCGCCATGCACGAACAATCGCTGA
- a CDS encoding hydrogenase/urease maturation nickel metallochaperone HypA, with the protein MHEQSLINNLLDKIQRLAATEDGRLIAATLRLGVLAHISAEHLREHFEQATAGTSLEGLRLHIEEQPDIHHPEAQDIILDSLEFERADEC; encoded by the coding sequence ATGCACGAACAATCGCTGATCAATAACCTGCTCGACAAGATACAGCGGCTGGCGGCCACCGAGGACGGCCGGCTGATCGCCGCGACACTTCGCCTGGGGGTACTGGCCCATATCTCTGCCGAGCACCTGCGCGAACATTTCGAGCAGGCTACGGCCGGCACCAGCTTGGAAGGACTGCGGCTACATATCGAGGAACAACCGGACATCCACCACCCCGAGGCGCAGGACATCATCCTCGACAGTCTGGAGTTTGAACGTGCCGATGAATGCTGA
- the hypF gene encoding carbamoyltransferase HypF, with protein MNAEAQERLRLDIRGVVQGVGFRPFIYKLAMACRLNGWTANNGTGVRVEIEGSRADLRRFLETLPLEKPALAEIEYLSSTPIPLQQARGFHICTSETGTEVAAVLPPDLAPCEDCLQEISDPENRRFRYPFTNCTRCGPRFSIVERLPYDRARTAMKHFPLCAACEREYRDPGNRRFHAEPIACPDCGPALTLLDQFGNALAERDDALRQAVSAIRAGKIVALKGVGGFQLLVDAANTTAVKRLRDRKCRPHKPFALMYPDIQSLQADCVTSTEEEALLCAQQRPILLLKAKAQSQAVISPEVAPANPNLGAMLPSSPLHYLLLQSLQRPLIATSGNLSGEPICIDNAEAVQRLGKIADLFLLHDRAILRPLDDSVVRVMGGQPVLFRRARGYAPLPLPLPDTLSCDEPLLALGADLKNCVAACCGNTAYLGPYVGDLQDRSAQRQFERAIADIAHLHGLTPANLLCDRHRGYISNRWARQQWSEHGGEKTAGALEIQHHVAHFFSCMAEHQYRGSAVGISWDGTGFGEDGSVRGSECLYWNGRDAVKRIASLRDFPLPGGESAIHDPRRILAGMLYECLGERAFSCVLLQNKFDTTELSIVRTMLKRGINTPRCSSMGRLFDAVAVILGLVDSVSFEGQAAMAVEFAAEPSASEICYPFSIEDTSQASCTLDWAPMVLALLDQEDCGLSVADRACAFHNTLAQMVQAAVHRAGERHVFLSGGVFQNKRLLENTAGLLRHNGFHVHCHSKVPPNDGGIALGQLYYARCMADCRVASDEGSAICV; from the coding sequence ATGAATGCTGAAGCTCAAGAGCGTCTTCGACTCGATATTCGCGGGGTGGTACAGGGGGTCGGCTTTCGCCCGTTTATCTATAAACTCGCCATGGCTTGCCGTCTGAACGGCTGGACCGCCAATAATGGCACCGGTGTCAGAGTGGAAATAGAAGGGAGCCGCGCGGACCTACGTCGATTCCTGGAAACATTGCCGCTGGAAAAACCCGCACTTGCGGAAATCGAGTACCTTTCAAGCACACCCATCCCGCTTCAGCAGGCTAGGGGTTTCCACATCTGCACCAGCGAAACCGGCACCGAGGTTGCGGCGGTACTTCCTCCGGACCTCGCGCCCTGCGAGGACTGCCTGCAGGAAATTTCCGATCCGGAAAACCGCCGCTTTCGCTACCCATTTACCAATTGCACACGCTGCGGCCCGCGTTTCAGTATTGTCGAGCGGTTGCCCTACGACCGCGCCCGCACCGCCATGAAGCATTTCCCGTTGTGCGCCGCCTGTGAACGCGAATACCGCGACCCTGGCAACCGGCGCTTTCACGCCGAACCAATAGCATGTCCGGATTGCGGGCCGGCTCTGACGTTGCTGGACCAGTTTGGCAATGCGCTCGCGGAACGGGACGATGCTCTGCGACAGGCAGTCTCGGCAATCCGCGCCGGCAAGATTGTTGCGCTAAAAGGCGTCGGCGGTTTCCAGTTACTGGTGGATGCCGCCAATACCACCGCTGTAAAGCGGCTGCGGGATCGCAAGTGTCGCCCCCACAAGCCATTCGCACTAATGTACCCGGACATACAGAGCCTGCAGGCTGACTGCGTTACCTCGACGGAGGAAGAAGCCCTACTGTGCGCCCAGCAACGACCAATATTGCTGCTGAAAGCTAAAGCACAGTCACAAGCCGTTATCAGTCCCGAGGTGGCGCCGGCAAATCCGAACCTCGGCGCGATGCTGCCGAGTTCGCCATTGCACTATTTATTGCTGCAATCGTTGCAGCGACCACTTATCGCCACGAGTGGCAACCTGTCTGGTGAGCCGATCTGTATCGACAATGCCGAGGCAGTCCAGCGGCTCGGTAAAATTGCCGACCTGTTTTTGCTCCACGACCGCGCCATCCTGCGCCCGCTGGACGATTCCGTGGTGCGGGTGATGGGGGGGCAGCCCGTGCTGTTTCGCCGTGCGCGCGGCTATGCACCGCTGCCGCTGCCATTACCGGATACCTTAAGCTGTGACGAGCCATTGCTTGCGCTTGGTGCCGATCTTAAAAATTGCGTAGCGGCCTGCTGCGGTAATACCGCCTATCTCGGCCCCTATGTCGGTGACTTGCAGGACCGCAGCGCGCAGCGACAGTTTGAGCGCGCCATTGCCGATATCGCCCACCTGCACGGCCTGACACCAGCGAATCTGCTGTGCGATCGACACCGGGGTTATATTTCGAATCGCTGGGCCCGCCAGCAATGGTCAGAACATGGTGGAGAGAAGACCGCGGGAGCGCTGGAGATTCAACACCATGTCGCGCACTTTTTTTCCTGCATGGCAGAGCATCAGTACCGCGGCTCGGCGGTGGGAATCAGCTGGGACGGCACCGGGTTCGGGGAAGACGGTAGCGTGCGCGGCAGTGAGTGCCTGTACTGGAACGGCCGCGATGCCGTAAAGCGCATCGCGAGTTTACGCGACTTCCCGCTACCCGGCGGTGAAAGTGCGATCCATGACCCACGCCGAATCCTCGCCGGTATGCTGTATGAATGCCTCGGAGAGCGCGCATTTTCATGTGTACTACTGCAGAACAAATTCGACACCACCGAATTATCCATTGTGCGCACCATGCTCAAGCGCGGGATCAACACGCCGCGCTGCTCCAGTATGGGACGGCTGTTTGATGCCGTAGCGGTAATTCTGGGGTTGGTCGATTCCGTCAGTTTCGAAGGTCAGGCGGCGATGGCGGTTGAGTTTGCGGCGGAGCCTTCCGCTAGCGAGATCTGCTATCCCTTCTCTATAGAAGATACAAGCCAGGCAAGCTGCACCCTCGACTGGGCACCGATGGTGCTGGCACTGCTGGATCAAGAGGATTGCGGACTTTCCGTCGCTGACCGCGCTTGCGCCTTTCACAACACCCTCGCACAAATGGTGCAGGCCGCCGTGCACCGCGCCGGCGAGCGGCATGTCTTTCTGTCCGGCGGGGTGTTCCAGAACAAACGCCTGCTGGAAAACACCGCCGGGCTTTTGCGGCACAACGGCTTTCACGTGCACTGCCACAGCAAGGTGCCGCCCAATGATGGTGGCATTGCCCTCGGGCAGCTGTATTACGCCCGCTGTATGGCCGATTGCCGGGTAGCCAGCGACGAGGGCAGTGCGATATGTGTCTAG
- a CDS encoding HypC/HybG/HupF family hydrogenase formation chaperone produces MCLGIPGRVEEILNLAALERTARVSFGGITKDINIAYVPEAVVGDYVIVHVGFAISRVNEQEAQRIFDYLGQLGDLEELE; encoded by the coding sequence ATGTGTCTAGGCATACCCGGGCGTGTCGAGGAAATCCTCAATCTCGCCGCGCTCGAGCGCACGGCACGGGTCAGCTTCGGCGGTATTACCAAGGACATCAATATTGCCTATGTGCCGGAAGCTGTTGTGGGGGATTATGTGATCGTGCACGTGGGGTTTGCCATCAGCCGCGTCAATGAGCAGGAAGCCCAACGAATATTCGATTATCTCGGGCAGCTCGGTGATCTGGAGGAACTGGAATAA